The genomic stretch CGATCACCAGGATGTCGGTTCCGAGCCCGGCGATCTTCGCGCCCATCGCGTTGAGGAATTCGCCGAGATCGATGACTTCGGGTTCCATCGCAACGTTGCGAATCGTCGTAACGCCTTCGGCCGTGACGGCCGCCAACATCGCGTTCTTCGTCGCGCCGACGCTGGGCATGCGAAACTCGATCGGCGCTCCCTGCAAACGCTTGCGCGTGCTCTCCGCGATCAGGTAGCCGTGCGCGTTGCGCACCTCGCAGCCGAGCGCGACGAATGCCTGCTCGTGCATGTCGGTTGCGCGCGTGCCGAGGACGCATCCGCCTGGAAGCGGGACTTCGGCGCGGCCGAAACGTCCGAGCAACGGCCCGACGATATCGAACGACGCCGCGAGTTTGCGAACGAGCGCGTAGGGCGCGCGATACGAATCCACGTTGCTGGCGTCGATGGTGACGGTGTTATCGCCTTCGTACCGCAGGCGCGCGCCGAGCGCCTCCAACAGCGACCACATGACCGAGACGTCGGTAATGCGCGGTACGCGATGGAGCGTCACGGTTCCACGGGCTAGCAATGCGGCAGCCATGATCGGCAACGCGGCGTTTTTTGCGCCATGCGTTGCAATCGAACCCTCTAGCCTAGCGCCACCGCGAACCCGTAGCGTCGTCTCTAATCGATCGAGCATTATTGAAGTGGTAGGTTTCGCCAATTGCGCGAAAACGCCCCGCTTGAGGGCGTTTTCGGATCGAACGAAGCGGGCGCTCGCGCAGCTTGTCTTAGTGGTGCCCCGTGAGGCGTAGCTTCGCGCTCGCCATATCGATGGCGGCCTGGTCGCGCAGCGCGGTCGCGAGATCCGGCGCGGCCTTCTGGCGCTCCTGGGCCTGAGCGAGCTCTTGCTGCGCCTTGGCAACGTCGACGTCCTCAAAGGCGAACGCCTCGTCGACGAGGACGGTCACGCGGTCGGGTAGCGCCTGCATGAAGCCCTCGGCGGTGGCAAGCTCCAATCGCGCGGTCGCGCCGTCGCGGCGCACGTTGGCACGCAGGACGCCCGGTTTGAGCGCGGCCAGGAACGGCGCATGTTGGGGCAGGATGCCCTCCTCGCCTTCCGTCGTGGTCG from Candidatus Dormiibacterota bacterium encodes the following:
- the atpC gene encoding ATP synthase F1 subunit epsilon, which translates into the protein MASTVPFKLITPTKVVFEGDADLIIATTTEGEEGILPQHAPFLAALKPGVLRANVRRDGATARLELATAEGFMQALPDRVTVLVDEAFAFEDVDVAKAQQELAQAQERQKAAPDLATALRDQAAIDMASAKLRLTGHH